CGCTTTTTGTCCATCGATTGGCCAGTCATGTACGGCAACCCGCACAAGGAACCCGTCGCGATcgccgtcatcggcggcTCTGGCGTCTACAAGCTGAACTGCTTGCAGGATGCAGTGTACCACGACGTACCGACCCCGTACGGCAACCCGAGCGGGCAGCTGTGCGTGGCCAAGGTCGACGGTGTGCCGTGCGTCTTCCTGCCGCGTCACGGTCCACACCACCAGTACAACCCCAGCGAGATCAACTACCGCGCCAACATCTGCGCGCTGAAGCAGATGGGCGTGCGCTACATCCTCGCCATCAACGCTGTTGGATCGCTGGACGAGTCGTACAAGCCTGGCGACCTCGTGCTGTGCGACCAGATCATCGACAAGACGTACATGCGCAAGGCAACCTTCTTCGaggacggcgtcgtcgtgcaCGCGGACTTCGCCCACCCGACATCGCGCATCTTCAACAGCATCGTGCatgaggcgctgctgcgctgctttcCAGACGTGGCGGCCGGCAAGGGCACGTTCCAGAttcacagcagc
This portion of the Leishmania major strain Friedlin complete genome, chromosome 5 genome encodes:
- a CDS encoding putative methylthioadenosine phosphorylase: MYGNPHKEPVAIAVIGGSGVYKLNCLQDAVYHDVPTPYGNPSGQLCVAKVDGVPCVFLPRHGPHHQYNPSEINYRANICALKQMGVRYILAINAVGSLDESYKPGDLVLCDQIIDKTYMRKATFFEDGVVVHADFAHPTSRIFNSIVHEALLRCFPDVAAGKGTFQIHSSGTLVTMEGPQFSTKAESLLNKQMGGHLIGMTSATEARLAREAEIAYATVAMVTDMDAWSDAPHVDAAQVTKVMAANVEKAQRYPPEIIKSLAQNLFDDPAHHTLEYAIVTKPEHIPAETKQRIAPLVASKYPQFAP